Proteins encoded in a region of the Cytobacillus pseudoceanisediminis genome:
- a CDS encoding fumarylacetoacetate hydrolase family protein: protein MKFTRFEVKGAVHTGVAEGGIFKEIKGDIFGDWEYTGQSFSQDEVKQLAPLVPNQIIGIGANYVSVKSDLPETLPEIPVFFFKPVSSVIGPDEDIIIPEGIEEVKFESELAVVIGREAKNVAESDVLDYVFGYTVGNDVTAPQFFHNDGHWTIGKSFDTFTPLGPVIETDLDPFQVKVEAKLNGSEKQSSSTELMIIPIRKMISYLTNVMTLMPGDVILTGSPVGAEMVRSGDVIECEIKEIGTLRNTFAVARESAKTV, encoded by the coding sequence ATGAAATTTACTAGATTTGAAGTTAAAGGGGCAGTACATACAGGAGTAGCAGAGGGGGGCATATTTAAAGAAATTAAAGGTGATATTTTCGGAGATTGGGAGTATACTGGCCAGAGCTTTTCGCAGGATGAAGTTAAGCAGCTTGCTCCGCTGGTTCCAAATCAGATTATTGGTATTGGAGCTAACTATGTGTCAGTGAAATCAGATTTGCCTGAGACACTCCCGGAAATCCCTGTATTCTTCTTTAAGCCTGTATCTTCTGTTATAGGGCCTGATGAGGATATTATCATTCCTGAAGGCATTGAAGAGGTGAAATTTGAATCAGAACTGGCAGTGGTCATTGGCAGGGAAGCTAAAAATGTAGCAGAGTCAGATGTGCTTGATTATGTTTTTGGCTACACAGTTGGGAATGATGTTACTGCACCGCAATTCTTCCATAATGATGGACATTGGACAATTGGCAAATCCTTTGACACATTTACTCCGCTTGGTCCGGTTATCGAAACAGACCTGGATCCATTTCAGGTTAAAGTTGAGGCTAAATTAAACGGCTCAGAGAAGCAGAGCAGCAGCACAGAATTAATGATTATCCCAATTCGAAAAATGATTTCCTACCTGACTAATGTCATGACGCTGATGCCAGGTGACGTAATCCTTACAGGAAGCCCTGTTGGGGCTGAAATGGTTAGGTCAGGCGATGTTATCGAATGTGAGATCAAAGAGATTGGAACGCTGCGGAATACCTTTGCAGTGGCACGTGAAAGCGCAAAAACGGTATAA
- a CDS encoding GntR family transcriptional regulator has protein sequence MFELDVRSRKPIYEQLVERLKELIITEVLTADEQLPSVRTLAHQLTINPNTIQKAYRELESQGYIYSIKGKGSFVSPATPNLNREKIEKVKSELSKLLSEAIYLGITKDELFNMIQELEAAIGGGIEDDQNP, from the coding sequence ATGTTTGAATTGGACGTAAGGAGCCGAAAGCCTATATATGAACAGCTGGTTGAGCGGCTTAAAGAGCTGATCATCACCGAGGTCTTAACAGCAGATGAACAGCTGCCTTCCGTTCGAACACTGGCCCATCAGCTGACAATCAATCCCAATACGATTCAAAAGGCATACAGGGAACTAGAATCTCAGGGCTATATTTATTCTATAAAGGGGAAGGGCAGTTTTGTCAGTCCAGCAACTCCCAATCTGAACAGAGAAAAAATAGAAAAAGTGAAAAGTGAACTTTCAAAGCTTTTATCAGAAGCTATATATCTTGGAATTACAAAAGATGAATTATTTAATATGATTCAGGAATTAGAAGCAGCTATAGGGGGAGGGATAGAAGATGATCAAAATCCGTAA
- a CDS encoding DUF6449 domain-containing protein: protein MKWGILDMQSRTSLVKREILKTIFRSVGWVSIVYFLGLFFAIPLDIIMNSSEEQRKFLDIDNLFQHNFQIQFIFNISVPVILSVFLFRYTQVKQYSDLMHSLPVKRASIFHQYALTGIMLLISPVLLIALIVLILYQPMNLQEFYSIGEIFNWVGITLLFNIVIYLAGVSVGMLTGLSAVQGALTYIFLLLPVGLIILVSINLPFYLFGYPDQYYMASKFEKFSPLIALTQMNMRTPSSAEAVIYLFLILSLYCLGLQIYKRRRMEAVSHALVFPITKPIFKYGVTFCTMLLGGGYFGEMRGGMSWLIAGYVFGALIGYAAAEMVLQKSWRVTINMKGLLAYTALMAALFALFQFDFTQYEKSIPRGNEIERVHFSESFYLYSDIDTEEPLYLKEYENIDLVRRFHETIVKDENRLAEIPGRDSVFIVYELKNGEKLIRDYRINKKEYKPFLKLIYESDEYKKATNEIYQVSADAATKLTITPTGPVTKRAVITDDKDLKEAIEILTEEVDSASFEELQGSDEPYAHIEIFYNDSNKAYMPWYPSYSRFEKWLEEKSLLNEARVNSNDISYALAAKAKDIDINFAAGYSYEEVFEEMRDSKSAVKLTDKEQIESSLKNSEGFVDGDYIIAFYFDEQRTIDIKSFTEKTVPAFIKERLQ, encoded by the coding sequence ATGAAATGGGGGATATTGGATATGCAGTCCAGAACATCCTTGGTTAAAAGGGAAATTTTAAAAACGATTTTCAGAAGTGTAGGCTGGGTTTCCATTGTATATTTTCTCGGTCTGTTCTTCGCTATTCCACTTGATATAATAATGAATTCTTCAGAGGAACAGCGGAAATTTCTGGACATTGACAATCTGTTTCAACACAACTTCCAAATCCAGTTTATTTTTAATATATCAGTGCCGGTGATCTTGTCAGTGTTCTTATTCAGATACACACAGGTAAAACAATATAGCGATTTAATGCACAGTCTCCCAGTCAAGCGGGCATCCATTTTTCATCAGTATGCTTTAACTGGCATCATGCTATTAATTTCGCCGGTTTTACTCATTGCTTTGATAGTTCTGATACTGTACCAGCCCATGAATTTGCAGGAGTTCTATTCAATTGGGGAGATATTCAATTGGGTGGGCATCACCCTTTTGTTTAATATTGTGATTTACCTGGCAGGAGTTTCTGTGGGAATGCTGACGGGATTATCCGCCGTTCAAGGTGCCTTAACGTATATTTTCCTCTTGCTCCCTGTAGGCCTGATCATTTTAGTTTCTATTAATTTGCCATTCTATTTATTTGGCTATCCAGACCAATATTATATGGCAAGCAAATTTGAGAAGTTTTCTCCCTTAATTGCACTAACTCAGATGAACATGCGCACTCCCTCAAGCGCAGAGGCTGTTATTTATCTCTTTCTTATTTTGTCTCTGTATTGTCTTGGTTTGCAGATCTATAAAAGGAGAAGGATGGAGGCTGTCTCCCATGCCCTGGTTTTTCCGATTACAAAACCCATCTTTAAATATGGTGTAACTTTTTGCACGATGCTTTTAGGGGGAGGATATTTCGGTGAGATGCGCGGCGGCATGAGCTGGCTTATAGCTGGCTACGTGTTTGGAGCATTGATTGGATATGCGGCTGCCGAAATGGTTCTGCAAAAATCATGGCGTGTGACCATTAATATGAAAGGATTGCTGGCATACACAGCTTTAATGGCGGCTTTATTCGCCTTATTCCAATTTGACTTTACTCAATATGAAAAAAGCATACCACGGGGCAATGAGATTGAGCGGGTTCATTTTAGCGAGAGTTTTTACCTTTATAGTGATATCGATACTGAGGAACCCTTATATTTGAAAGAATACGAGAATATTGATTTGGTCAGAAGATTTCATGAGACGATTGTAAAGGATGAAAACAGGCTTGCGGAGATTCCGGGCCGCGATTCAGTTTTTATCGTGTATGAACTGAAGAATGGTGAAAAGCTAATCCGTGATTACAGGATTAATAAAAAGGAATACAAGCCATTTCTTAAGCTGATTTATGAATCAGATGAATATAAAAAGGCAACAAATGAAATTTATCAGGTTTCAGCAGATGCTGCAACGAAATTGACGATTACTCCAACTGGCCCAGTTACGAAGCGGGCGGTCATTACAGACGATAAAGATCTAAAAGAGGCTATTGAGATATTAACTGAAGAAGTTGATTCTGCTTCCTTTGAAGAACTCCAGGGAAGTGACGAGCCATATGCGCACATTGAGATTTTTTATAATGACAGCAATAAAGCTTATATGCCCTGGTATCCTTCTTATTCAAGATTTGAGAAATGGCTGGAAGAAAAGTCACTGCTGAATGAAGCAAGAGTGAACAGCAATGATATCTCTTATGCTTTGGCTGCAAAAGCGAAGGATATCGATATCAACTTTGCAGCAGGGTACTCGTATGAAGAAGTTTTTGAAGAAATGAGAGATAGCAAATCTGCCGTCAAATTAACGGATAAGGAACAAATTGAAAGCAGCTTGAAGAATTCAGAAGGATTCGTGGATGGAGACTATATTATTGCGTTCTATTTTGATGAGCAAAGGACAATTGATATTAAAAGCTTCACGGAAAAAACAGTTCCAGCCTTTATAAAAGAACGGCTTCAATAA
- a CDS encoding RNA polymerase sigma factor: protein MIKPSMDMREICRLYNKRLYHIAYNITRDHYLAQDVVQESLLKAYKKMDSIDDQEKLGAWLSSIATRTAIDFVRKERRTNERIQDSFDFENCMESKFIDAGQEAEVNLLEEQIYAYVDSLSYEQKRVFLLKTKHGLKEKEIADILHLNPNTVKTKLYRVRQHLREILGDRYLA from the coding sequence GTGATTAAACCTTCAATGGATATGAGAGAGATCTGCAGGCTCTACAATAAACGGCTCTATCATATTGCTTATAATATAACTCGGGATCATTATCTTGCACAGGATGTTGTGCAGGAATCCCTGCTCAAAGCATATAAAAAAATGGACAGCATTGATGATCAGGAAAAGCTGGGGGCCTGGTTATCCTCGATTGCAACCAGAACTGCGATTGATTTTGTCCGGAAAGAAAGAAGGACAAATGAGAGAATACAGGATTCTTTTGATTTTGAAAACTGCATGGAAAGTAAATTTATTGATGCTGGGCAGGAAGCAGAAGTTAATTTGCTTGAGGAGCAGATATACGCTTATGTGGATTCCCTCTCCTATGAACAGAAAAGGGTTTTCCTGCTTAAAACAAAGCACGGGCTGAAAGAGAAAGAAATAGCGGACATTCTCCATCTCAACCCAAACACTGTCAAAACTAAATTGTATCGGGTCAGGCAGCACCTTAGAGAAATTCTTGGCGATCGGTATTTGGCATAG
- a CDS encoding acyl-CoA dehydrogenase family protein, translating to MAASYIQEEHEIFRQSLRKFLEKEAYPNYDKWEEDRIIPRDFWYKMGEQGFLCPDIEEKYGGSSVDWGFSVVINEELERVGSGMVGIGLHNDIVVPYITAYGTDEQKERWLPKCAAGEIITAIAMTEPGAGSDLAGIRTTARLEGDHYIVNGEKTFITNGIHSDLIIIACKTNPNAVPRHKGVSLLAVERETKGFTRGRKLNKVGLHCQDTAELIFEDCKVPKENLIGEEGKGFLYLMEKLQQERLVVAIAAQVAAEEMLNLTMNYVKNREAFGRPVSQFQNTQFKIAEMATDIEMGRSFLDQLITEHMAGKDVVTKVSMAKWKLTENARNIAAECMQLHGGYGYMEEYEIARRYRDIPVASIYAGTNEIMKTIIAKNMGL from the coding sequence ATGGCTGCTTCATACATACAGGAAGAGCATGAAATTTTTCGGCAATCACTGCGTAAGTTTTTAGAGAAGGAAGCCTATCCGAATTATGACAAATGGGAAGAGGACAGGATCATTCCCCGGGATTTTTGGTACAAGATGGGGGAGCAGGGTTTTTTATGCCCTGATATTGAAGAAAAATATGGCGGAAGCAGCGTTGATTGGGGCTTCTCAGTAGTCATCAATGAAGAACTTGAACGTGTTGGCTCAGGCATGGTGGGAATTGGGCTTCACAATGATATCGTTGTTCCGTATATTACTGCTTATGGAACAGATGAGCAAAAGGAAAGGTGGCTGCCAAAGTGTGCGGCAGGAGAAATCATTACTGCTATCGCAATGACTGAACCTGGCGCCGGATCTGATTTAGCCGGCATCAGAACGACAGCAAGACTTGAAGGGGACCATTACATAGTGAATGGCGAAAAGACCTTTATAACCAATGGAATTCATTCCGATTTAATCATCATTGCCTGTAAAACCAATCCCAATGCAGTTCCCCGGCATAAAGGAGTAAGCTTGCTTGCGGTCGAGAGGGAAACCAAGGGGTTTACAAGGGGAAGAAAATTAAACAAGGTCGGACTTCACTGTCAGGATACGGCAGAGTTAATTTTTGAAGATTGTAAGGTTCCGAAAGAAAATCTGATTGGAGAAGAAGGGAAAGGTTTTCTTTATTTGATGGAAAAGCTGCAGCAGGAAAGACTTGTCGTAGCAATCGCTGCCCAGGTGGCTGCAGAGGAAATGCTTAATTTAACAATGAATTATGTTAAGAATCGCGAGGCATTCGGAAGACCGGTCAGCCAATTTCAAAACACTCAATTTAAGATTGCCGAAATGGCAACAGATATAGAGATGGGAAGGTCGTTCCTTGATCAATTGATCACAGAACATATGGCAGGCAAAGATGTAGTTACAAAAGTCTCCATGGCGAAATGGAAGCTTACAGAAAATGCCCGGAATATTGCCGCAGAATGCATGCAGCTTCATGGCGGCTATGGCTATATGGAAGAATACGAGATTGCAAGGAGATACAGGGATATACCGGTTGCCAGCATATATGCAGGTACAAATGAAATCATGAAAACCATTATTGCGAAGAACATGGGTTTATAA
- a CDS encoding fatty acid--CoA ligase, with translation MTTTIGRIFDLTAGKFPNKEALYDVRKNLRLTYKEWSLEINKLANALMNEGVRKGDRVSTYLFNTEELATAFFACAKIGAIFNPINFRLMSEEVAYILQDAEPKVVLFEQMLESGITPIAKRFPHTAFWYIDDKAPGYASSYREKVDAASHDEIEIEMDENDLYAIMYTSGTTGRPKGVVHRHRDMAEQSLIVIGATKLESSDNGLVTAPMFHCAELHCAFLPRVHVGAKNTILHHFDAKEVLQLISDEKITKFFAAPTMWNMLLQENLSHYNLESLKLGLYGAAPMAPALVYACREKLGVSLVQAYGMTEMGPAITFLSENDQIRKAGSAGQACLNHEIRIVRPNENGPSDPENVVPTGETGEIIVKGPCMMSGYFNRDEANDLAMHGGWYHSGDIGYLDDEGYLYVKDRVDDMIISGGENIYPREVEDILYTHNGVLDVAVIGQPDDRWGETVTAFVVKKDPALSENELDELCRNSDELANYKRPRKYVFCEALPRNASGKIQKFMLRKQLEDLFADGKI, from the coding sequence ATGACTACTACTATTGGAAGAATTTTCGATCTAACTGCCGGAAAATTTCCGAATAAAGAAGCCCTGTATGATGTCAGAAAAAATCTGCGTCTTACCTATAAGGAATGGAGCCTTGAGATCAATAAATTGGCGAATGCCTTAATGAATGAGGGAGTCAGGAAGGGTGACAGGGTTTCAACCTACCTTTTTAATACTGAGGAGCTTGCAACAGCATTTTTTGCATGTGCAAAAATCGGCGCCATTTTTAATCCGATCAACTTTAGGCTGATGTCAGAAGAAGTTGCTTATATCCTTCAGGATGCAGAGCCAAAAGTAGTGTTATTTGAACAAATGCTGGAATCCGGCATTACCCCAATTGCTAAACGTTTTCCGCATACAGCCTTTTGGTACATTGATGACAAGGCACCCGGATATGCTTCATCCTATCGGGAAAAAGTGGATGCAGCATCACACGATGAAATTGAAATAGAAATGGACGAAAATGACTTATACGCGATCATGTACACAAGCGGTACCACGGGAAGGCCAAAAGGAGTTGTCCACAGGCACCGGGATATGGCTGAACAAAGTTTAATCGTAATAGGAGCCACAAAGCTTGAAAGCAGTGACAATGGTCTCGTGACTGCACCAATGTTCCACTGTGCAGAGCTTCACTGTGCCTTTTTGCCAAGGGTGCATGTGGGGGCAAAAAATACCATCCTCCATCACTTTGATGCAAAAGAAGTATTACAGTTAATCTCAGATGAGAAGATTACAAAGTTTTTTGCAGCACCTACCATGTGGAATATGCTGCTGCAGGAAAACTTAAGCCATTATAACCTGGAAAGCCTGAAGCTGGGACTGTATGGAGCAGCTCCAATGGCTCCGGCACTTGTTTATGCCTGCCGGGAAAAATTAGGCGTATCCCTCGTACAGGCATATGGAATGACCGAGATGGGGCCAGCGATTACGTTTTTATCTGAAAATGATCAAATCCGGAAAGCAGGGTCTGCCGGGCAGGCATGTTTAAATCATGAGATTAGGATTGTAAGGCCGAATGAAAATGGTCCATCAGATCCTGAGAATGTGGTGCCGACAGGGGAAACAGGTGAAATCATCGTAAAAGGTCCATGCATGATGAGTGGTTATTTTAATCGGGATGAGGCAAACGATCTTGCCATGCACGGGGGCTGGTACCATTCAGGTGACATAGGATATCTGGATGACGAAGGCTACTTGTACGTTAAAGACAGAGTCGATGATATGATCATTAGCGGCGGTGAAAACATTTACCCTAGGGAAGTGGAAGATATTTTATATACGCATAATGGCGTACTGGATGTGGCAGTGATCGGCCAGCCTGATGACCGCTGGGGTGAGACGGTCACAGCATTTGTAGTTAAAAAAGATCCGGCACTATCTGAAAATGAGCTGGATGAACTGTGCAGGAATAGTGATGAACTTGCTAATTATAAGCGGCCGAGAAAATACGTATTCTGTGAAGCTCTGCCAAGGAATGCAAGCGGCAAGATTCAAAAGTTTATGCTCAGAAAGCAGCTGGAGGATCTGTTCGCTGACGGAAAAATTTAG
- a CDS encoding CaiB/BaiF CoA transferase family protein: MLKGIRVIDFSNYLPGPFASQRLAELGAEVIKVESLTGDPARQLDIKIEGTGAVFAANNRGKKSITLNLKSEDGRNAALKLISESHAVLESFRPGVMKKLGLDYETVKRHKPAIVYCSLTGYGGNEDYQYLGSHDLNYMAVSGALSQLKDPSGRPVHPSNTIADFMGGMAASERILAALLSSRISGNGGHHCISIAEVMASIMGNHLLIENETGYSNGLSVLSGEIVAYSIYETKDARFAALAALEPKFWINFCKSAGREDWIDSHFSRASGNNPVYLEMTELFKSRTLKEWTEFGQRVDCCLTPVLETGELKDFPLFKEIYEQDGNYPLVKMHGGIDSALTGPPKLGEHNEEVLSNIAGMSAENVKALTAK; encoded by the coding sequence ATGTTAAAAGGCATTAGAGTAATTGATTTTTCCAATTATCTCCCCGGTCCGTTTGCTTCCCAGAGACTTGCAGAGCTTGGAGCTGAAGTGATTAAGGTTGAATCCTTGACTGGTGACCCCGCAAGGCAGCTGGATATTAAAATAGAGGGTACAGGAGCCGTGTTTGCCGCCAACAACCGCGGTAAAAAAAGCATTACACTCAATCTGAAGAGTGAGGATGGAAGAAATGCAGCCCTAAAGCTGATTTCTGAAAGTCATGCCGTGCTGGAAAGCTTTCGGCCAGGAGTCATGAAAAAGCTCGGACTTGATTATGAGACTGTAAAAAGACACAAGCCCGCTATCGTTTATTGCTCCCTTACAGGCTACGGGGGCAATGAAGACTATCAATATTTAGGCAGCCATGATTTAAACTATATGGCAGTAAGCGGCGCCCTTTCCCAGCTGAAGGACCCCAGCGGCCGTCCAGTTCACCCGTCCAATACAATAGCGGACTTTATGGGAGGAATGGCCGCGAGTGAAAGGATACTGGCAGCCCTGCTTTCCAGCAGGATTTCCGGAAATGGCGGGCATCACTGCATTTCCATTGCTGAAGTGATGGCTTCCATCATGGGAAACCATTTGCTGATTGAAAACGAAACGGGTTATTCAAATGGGCTATCGGTACTAAGCGGGGAGATCGTCGCCTACTCTATTTATGAAACAAAGGATGCGAGGTTTGCTGCTCTTGCTGCATTAGAGCCGAAGTTTTGGATTAACTTCTGCAAGAGTGCCGGCAGGGAGGATTGGATTGATTCCCATTTCTCCCGTGCTTCTGGCAATAATCCTGTATATTTGGAGATGACCGAATTATTTAAAAGCAGGACATTAAAAGAGTGGACTGAATTCGGGCAAAGAGTTGATTGCTGCCTGACTCCGGTATTGGAGACGGGTGAATTAAAAGACTTTCCACTTTTTAAGGAGATTTATGAACAAGACGGGAATTACCCTTTAGTTAAAATGCATGGAGGAATTGACTCAGCATTGACTGGCCCTCCAAAACTGGGAGAACATAATGAGGAAGTTTTAAGCAATATTGCTGGAATGTCAGCGGAGAATGTTAAAGCTCTGACAGCAAAATAA
- the pssA gene encoding CDP-diacylglycerol--serine O-phosphatidyltransferase: MRFIKTIPNMVTLGNLYCGFLSIGMAANGEFKNAAILILIGMMLDSMDGRLARMLKADSTLGKELDSLADIVTFGVAPSFLVFYTYFFQFGILGLIVSGLFPLFGAYRLARFNISPPKSSLNYFIGVPITAAGGIMAILTLFGDRIPNIITTVVFTALCFLMVSRIRIPSFKEVPLPKYGTIVTIFLGSVLYVIYKGSYGPFPDLIYIAIPLYIAYLTYRFIKGKNKKEID; the protein is encoded by the coding sequence GTGCGTTTTATTAAAACAATTCCCAATATGGTCACTTTGGGTAACTTATATTGCGGTTTTCTTTCAATCGGAATGGCTGCCAATGGCGAATTTAAAAATGCAGCAATATTAATTTTAATCGGCATGATGCTTGATAGCATGGACGGCAGGCTGGCAAGAATGCTGAAAGCGGATAGTACGCTTGGAAAAGAACTTGATTCACTGGCAGATATTGTTACATTTGGGGTTGCCCCTTCATTTTTGGTCTTTTATACATACTTTTTTCAATTTGGAATCCTTGGATTAATCGTTTCAGGTCTTTTTCCTCTATTCGGGGCATATCGGCTTGCCCGATTCAATATCAGTCCCCCAAAGTCCTCATTAAATTATTTTATAGGAGTTCCAATAACAGCAGCAGGAGGGATAATGGCCATACTGACCCTTTTTGGTGACCGTATTCCCAATATCATTACAACTGTTGTGTTCACAGCACTATGCTTTCTGATGGTAAGCAGAATTCGGATTCCCAGCTTTAAGGAAGTTCCTCTTCCAAAATACGGGACGATTGTTACCATTTTTCTTGGAAGTGTTCTGTACGTTATTTATAAGGGCTCCTATGGACCATTTCCCGATTTAATTTATATTGCGATTCCGCTTTACATAGCGTATTTGACATACCGATTCATTAAAGGTAAAAACAAAAAAGAAATCGATTAA
- a CDS encoding nucleotide excision repair endonuclease, which produces MIKIEIPQPDLVITRSRQTGQAGESDLSSVYGFTDYHKIPRDKGGMILFFDANEDLLFVGKARKLRQRVKKHFEDNVSPIKNHRDDIYKIAVIYVEDSMEREIYETYIINTLHAKFNIDKVFYK; this is translated from the coding sequence TTGATAAAAATTGAAATCCCTCAGCCTGATCTCGTAATTACAAGAAGCAGGCAAACGGGACAGGCAGGAGAAAGTGACCTTAGCAGTGTCTATGGTTTCACAGATTATCATAAAATACCAAGAGACAAGGGCGGCATGATTCTGTTTTTCGATGCGAATGAAGATCTGCTATTTGTAGGGAAGGCACGAAAATTAAGGCAGCGCGTGAAAAAACATTTTGAAGATAATGTTTCTCCAATAAAAAATCATCGCGATGATATCTATAAAATTGCGGTCATTTACGTGGAAGACAGCATGGAGCGCGAAATTTATGAAACTTATATCATTAATACCCTTCATGCAAAATTTAATATAGACAAGGTATTTTACAAATAA
- a CDS encoding ABC transporter ATP-binding protein — protein sequence MGILEIKDATLRFGGVVALDNVSYEVQEGEIFSLIGPNGAGKTSMLNCISGLYKPSSGSIHFKGEDITRYKPHKRASMGIARAFQNIELFPHLSVLDNLMLGRHVRMKTGLLAGGFYWGKAQREEIEHRKKVEQVIDFLEIEDIRNTPVGTLSYGLQKRVETGRALALEPDILLLDEPMAGMNSEEKEDMARYIIDIHEEMNTTIILIEHDMGVVMDLSDHIAVLDFGKLIGYGTPEEIQNNPRVIEAYLGEENAV from the coding sequence TTGGGGATATTAGAGATTAAAGATGCTACTTTGAGGTTTGGAGGCGTAGTGGCGCTTGACAACGTCTCATATGAAGTGCAGGAAGGAGAGATTTTTTCACTTATTGGGCCAAATGGCGCAGGGAAGACAAGTATGCTGAATTGCATTAGCGGACTATACAAGCCTTCATCTGGTTCCATCCATTTCAAGGGGGAAGATATCACCCGCTATAAACCTCACAAAAGAGCCAGTATGGGCATTGCCAGGGCATTCCAGAACATCGAACTTTTTCCGCATTTATCTGTTTTGGACAATCTGATGCTTGGCAGGCATGTGAGAATGAAAACCGGACTCCTTGCAGGAGGATTTTATTGGGGAAAGGCGCAAAGAGAGGAAATTGAACATCGGAAAAAAGTTGAGCAGGTGATCGATTTTCTTGAAATTGAGGATATCCGCAATACTCCCGTGGGTACCCTTTCGTATGGATTGCAGAAAAGAGTCGAAACCGGCAGGGCTCTGGCACTGGAACCTGACATCCTTCTTCTGGATGAGCCGATGGCAGGCATGAATAGTGAGGAAAAAGAGGACATGGCCAGATACATTATCGACATTCATGAAGAAATGAATACAACTATTATATTAATTGAACACGACATGGGGGTTGTAATGGATTTATCCGATCACATTGCAGTTCTTGATTTTGGTAAGCTGATTGGTTACGGGACGCCTGAAGAGATTCAGAATAATCCTAGAGTCATAGAAGCTTATCTGGGAGAGGAGAATGCCGTATAA